From the genome of Salvia splendens isolate huo1 chromosome 7, SspV2, whole genome shotgun sequence:
ggggtattagttttacaataaaatgtgagtggaatgagttagtggaatgtaatacctacttactatttatagtaaaaaagtGAAAGTGAACAATTAATGGGTGAAGaacgaaaatgacaaaagttGACAATTAATGAGGGCACGTGCGGATCTACATGGAGGGGTGATGGGGCATTTGCCCTCAAAAGTTTATATTAATGgcattttcttcatatttaaaaaaatattttaattctccTTTAAATGCCCATACACCTTActacaaaatttatttataatccTCACGTCGAATCTTGGCTACGCCCCTGAAGGGGGAAGGGGGAGTATCTAATAACATGGAATCAAGTAAGTAGTTCACCCGTATTTTTTCAATATGTAGTATAGTACTTCCTCTGTCTATCTTTAGAAGTTCCATTTGAgttcgacacgggttttaagaaatactccctccgtccaagataatttgtcccattttttcatttcggtccatctcacataatttgtctcatttcactttttaccatttttggtagttgatcacacattccactaacccattcatactcacattttattataaaactaacatataaagtaggactcacattccactaactttttcaactcacttttcattacatttcttaaaatccgtgtccggtcaaagtgagacgaattatctgggacgaagggagtataaaggAAAGTAGATGGAAACAGGTAGTGGAATGTTAAACCCATTTTTATATACgcccttcgtcccacaaaagtatgcactatttcctttttagtccgtcccacaagagtatgcactatttcctttagtTACTTTCCTTTtgatctctctcttattttaccaattgtgcattaaaactcgtgcccaatcaaaattgtatattcttgtgggacggatggagtattaattttataacaaaatgtgagtgactaaaataagttagtggagagtggaatctacctaccatttatagtaaaagtgaatcaggactcctaatggcggacaaactaaaataataaaccgggactcctaatgacggaaGGATGGAGTACTAAGTATTGTCTATCAACAACTTCGCTTAACGTTGAGTTAAGGCACGGATTTGAAGAACAATTGAAAGCATCTATAACGCAAACTTAAATTTAGAATTTTCACATAATTTGCAGAATAATTCAATataaaaaacaacaattttactaaaaaaattaactcttaTATATCCGTCGGTAGACAGTGTTATTGACGGATTACTTTCCGTCGGTAAAAAATGTTTTACGGGCATTCCATCTGTAACACTGTTTTCCATCGGTATTTACCGAGAGATTGCCCACCGTCGATAATCCAACTTTTTATAGTTTTTTATCAGCTCAAATTTCAACGAATCGGTCAAATCTAGTTTTTGTGTTACATATGCCCAAAGTACTAAGTACTATGGTTATAACAATGCTAACGAGAGTTGTCAATATCACGATTAAATGGCTAACTTGTTTAAGTGTTGCtcaaaagtttttttttcttagtgATGTAAGTATGTAACCACTTCTTTGAacctaaaattattttttttttgtttcacaAGGATGGGAAATAGGAACGCAGGGTAATCTCCCTATTTCAAGTCATGGACTCATGGTCGAGCGAGGGTTTGTAGAAAGACGTCTTGAGGGTCGTCAAATGGTGGGGAGGGTCCGTACAAAGATGTCATAGAGTCAATCGGTGGTGAGCGAGGCGATTTACCGTCGCAGAGATCTTCCCCGTTGATTAGCTAGGCACGGCTAGAGTTTGGTGAAGGGAGATAGACTCTGAATTAAATCATTAATCAGCGATGGAAGCACAGTTCCTTTCGCGGATATCTTCTCTGTCGAGCAGCTTTGCACGGCTAGGGTTTTGTGTGGAAAATAACGATACTTGCGTGCAAAATTAAAGAGGCGTGAAAAATGAAATGATATTTGTGATTTTGCTATTGAGAGCATCCGCAACAGTGATCTCCGCGGCGGGCTGGCCCGTCCCGGCAGGACGAGTCACGACAGAATGCCGTTGCTAGTTATGTCAAGAAAAGAAGTTTTATATGGATTTTACATGAGTTTAATTTGCAAATTATAATTTCTAATGGGTCTTAGAAACAATTTCAGGcttgaaaatttgtcatatactaattcatagttaGCATTTCTCACTGCAAAAATATTTCTCActgcaaaaataaatttatatactccAAACAATATCATATAGTACTTCCTTCGTCCATGAATAGTatgcactattttcttttttgtccgtccccaaagattatgaacattccaattttggaaactttcttCTCCCTAATgaagtgagactcattctccactaacaatacttaaaaaaattctctatctaactctctcttactttaccaataatgcattaaaattcgtgttaaACCCAAAATTcgtactctttggggacggaaggagtatgatATATTATCCATATTTATATAGTCATTTAAAGTCCCTAAATTTACATTACTTTATTGGTGAAAGTGACGTTGTAATAGTAATATAGTACTCCTCCGTCCCAAAGAAGATGATCCCTTCTTTGAACGGCACAACATTTTATGTAGCTTTATTTTGTGCATTGAGTAAAGAGAGTTAGGGGTGAGCATTCAGgtttcggttcgattttttgTCCAAACccaaccaaaaccgaaaaaccgaatttagttcaaaacccaaatcgaaccgaacccgaaaaatcaATAACCAAACTTCAAAAACCGAATAAATCGgaaaaaacatatatatatatatatgtaatttatttattttatatatactactaatagaatatatatatatatatataatagtataaaagtaataatatataatatctattatatagtagaatatattaaaggAATAtatattaagaaattgtgttgaaaagtaagagagaagaataaagtaggaaagataaagaaagagtaaagtagctgatggaataaagtaagagtgattggatgttttattttttatcaaaaaagaaaatgactcaacttagttggaacatcccaaaaatgaatacgactcaacttagttgggacagagggagtactaaagtTTTGTGGACATATTGTAGATTTAGATAAATATTATCTCCGACACTTGGCCAATAAATAGATAGTCGATCAGTATATCAAATTATCATActaacttctttttttttaaaagtactgaaaatagagttagtggattgtatggtccatttcttaaaatggaaagtttttactatttttaaagaGACGACCcaaatgaaaatagtttctatttttaagagacggaGGTAGCATGGAGTATACTAGACAATTGTTATAAAGGGTGACAGTCAAATGTGTTTATGTATGGTTAAACATATAGTAGTAAGAATTTAAAGAGAAATTATAGACTATGACATGAGTTCAAGATTCAGTAATATGCTTTCGACCGTACGAATAAGACATACGCGGATATGTCATAAGCTTCAACTAATTAAGTCGTTTTTATATTTCGTCTTTAGTGGTCTTATTCTCTGTTTTTCATTCCATTTTGTAATCATcattatttcaaaaatttccttgTTTGTTCTCCACGGTTTATTATGTTTGTAAAAGTTAAGTTCCCACTTCCCTTGCTAAGCCTAAAATAATGAAGaacaaaaaggaaagaaatttcCCAATTTGAATTTTCGTCACGCTGAGTAGACTGCATCAATATTGATCTGGTCCTCGTAGATTTTATTGAAAATCTATAATGCTGCCCAAGATAAAATTGTGTTTGGGGATAATTTTCTTGTTATAATTTGTCGTTTAATCAGCCGTGAAATACATAAAAACTTTTTAACAATAAAAGTTATGTATTGGATAGCTAGGAATTAGGATCGTTCTCGTTAATTTACATAGATTTACATTATTCCATGAAGTTTATTTGGTGGTAGCATTGGAATTTGGACCAATTCAGCTGTTCTTAGCCGCCCACAACATTCAATTGATTTATTTGAATGTAAAACGTGCATGAAATCCAAACAATCATACTCAAAAAACTCAACTCATAAACTCAATATAAATCTTCTATTTATAAACTCTACTACAGTTTCCAATTACTAATTATGTACATCTATATTTACATAAGAGGTATGGAAATATAAACTCTCCTTGAgccttttatttgtttgatttgATTAATATGTAcccaatatttatatattatcgTGACTTAGGGGCATAGCCATTTAGGAACAAGGATGCAATTATACCcaaaattaaactaattaacGTTTTAATGTTGAATTTAGTACTAGTACTTTCAATGTTAATCAGACCAACCCGTTTGGGTCTGAGCTAACTCGCTTGGATTGTCGTCGGGCTATTCAAGTACAAGCCATTGCAGTTATcatttttcaaattataaattttcaacCATAAACAAAAACTTTCGAGCTTTGGGCTAACCCCGTCATGCCAATCGAactcaaaaataatttatatttttttactcaacatttattaaatattttatatctatattaaataattacatattaaaataaGTGTTATTTCACctcaaaactaatatataccTCACAGAGATAAGAAAATACATTTGTTTCTTAAATAATTATCATTTTTGtatatttctatatatatatatatatgtatatatataccatTTTTATATGGTaagtgtaaaataaaataaaataaatatcaaataatgaagataattttgaaatgataatcaaaatatatttttaagtaAATCTGGAAAAGAATTATTagactaatttttaaaattttgaaattttaaataatgagaATTATCTCATTTTGGACCAACCCTATCGGGTTGCGGACTATTCCGTTTAAGGTCGTTCATGTTGTGATTTTTGGGTTATAAATGTTACAATCTTAACCTACAAAATTGTTGGACTATTTGACTTAATCCGCGAGTTTCGAATTGAATTGATATCCCTACTATATAATAATTTTGGGTCTGGTGGTGAAAGTTTGATTTTTCTTAGGCAGCTTTGTAAGTGTAgcatattttatgttttaatttgtgTACTAATTATTTGGTAGTAATTTGATTTatgactattttatttttatctcgaAGATATTCTTAATACTCTGATAATTATATTCTGCTTAGTTGTCATTTTATCTTTTATCTTAATTATATGCCTAATTCTTTGGTagtattttttgttttgattagtatgtattttgttttctttatcttcttattattttgataatgatGAAAGTAAATTCAAGATGAATGGAGTAAAAGAAGTATTTagtagaagaagatgaagaagatgaatacTTCCTTCTGTTTTGAGAAACTGAATGAAAAACTCTTATTGAATTAGTGAACGAGGTTTACAACTTGAATCACATATACTTAATGAGCTAACAATCAAACTATTTATACTAGAGATTAAGTGAATGAGATCTTTCACAAGATCTTGTTGAGTTGGTTGAAACAGCCTCCAACGGCTAGCTTCAAACTCCTTGCATCTTGATCTGCTGCTCCGCGGCTCCACCCTACGTCTGCATGCATTGCTGCCATGATCAACCATCTATGTttaacaatctccaccttggctgCTCACGACATCACTTCAAAATTTCATATCATGCAAACCTACAAGTCTGCAGCAATATTCGAACTTTTCTTTGCCCAACGGCTTTGTGAGCATATCTGTAGGGTTATGGGCCGTGTCTATCTTGATCACCTTAACCCTTCCACTTTCAActtcatctctaatgaaatgtaGCCTGACGTCGATGTGCTTGCTACGCTCGTGAAACATCTGATGTCTAGCCAAGCAAATCGCCCCATTGTTGTCACAATGAACAGCCACACTTTTCTGATCTATCCCGAAATCAGAGATCAATCCAAGCAACCATTTACTCTCTTTCACGGCTGAAGTGAGAGCCATATACTCGGCCTCCGTTGTAGACAAAGCCACTACACTTTGCAAGCTTGATTTCCAGCAAACAGCCGTACCAAACAAAGTAAAGATATATCCTGTCTGGGACCTTCTAGTGTCAATGCTGGCTGCATAATCCGAGTCACAAAACCCAACCAGAGGTTCCCTTTTATCTCCATCTTCTGCAGTAACAAAATTCCAAGATTATGTGCTCCATTTAGATACCTCATTATCCACTTCAAAGCActccagtgctgtctccgataaTCAACCATGTAAGTGCTTGTAAAACTTATAGCATGAGCAATGTCTGGCCGTATGCAAATCATCATGTACATCATACTTCCAACTATATTGGAATAGGGAATCAGCTGCATCCCTTTCTTCTCGACCTCACTTTTTGCTTTATGATCTTTTGTTAATTTGAAGTGAACTGCCAGAGGAGTAGTTGTGCTCTTCATGTTATCTGCTTTGAACTTCTTCAAAAATTTCTGGATGTAGTCAGTTTGAAATAGCCACAACTTCCCTTTGTTTCTATCTCTGACTATATCCATGCCTAGTATTCTTTTAGCAGCaccaagatctttcatttcaaagctGGCACTGAGCTGTTGCTTGATCTTCCTGATCTCATTAATATTCTTTCCTgatatcaacatatcatctacatacaatgGAAGATATATAGGCTCCTTGTTATTCCGCTTCTTCATAAAAACGCAGCTATCATACAATGATCTACAGCCGGGATGTAGAACTTGACGCCGACACTAGCGTGCCGGCGGTGGGGCAGCAGCCAGAGCAGACGCGGCGCGCAAGGTCGGAAAGACGGGTCGTGAAGAGGCCGTCTCGGTATGGGGACTTCGTGCCTCGCTGAAGAAGAAAGCGTCATTTATTTCTTTGggtctttatttatttgttgagttatttaaataatgtaatagtTAGAATACTCTATTTTCGTTAATTATTCGTTGAGCGAACGTTAAGCtcctttccgggttttcttcgttgattctttcccggatcgtaggtcgaatcaaccctagggtccttagtataaatatgtgtgtattttatttcccacattatgaaataaaatattctcaCACTATCTCTTCCTTTCTTGTGCCTCACGCACAAAACCTACCGATTACCTTCGTCGCATCTGATCGACGGGCATTCGGCGTGGAATCAACCGTTGGGGAGCAACtccttaacaagtggtgctttcattcTTGTACTCATCGGAAGCATGTCACAATCGGGTCGTACGGAGCCACTGACAATTCGGGGCCTTGAACCACTGCCTCCGACCACCACACCGTTGGACGCTACTGCCATAGCGATGGAACACGTGCTAGCATCGTTGGCGCGGATGGAGGAACGTCTGGAGACCGCGGAGCGCGGCGCGTCGACGAGGGTTCACCCACAGCGGCCTGATCCAGAACCGCCGTCGAGTGGGCAGCAGCCGTTTCCGATCTATACGCCGGCAACAGGGGTGTTGTCAACGGCCACATCGCGTTCATTGTTGGGGGAGCCGCCGGGCCGAGGTTACCAGGGTTTCTCACATATGCTAAACCCTAATTCGGGGTTGTTGTTCGGGCCAGGCCCAGTTGGGACTTGGGGGTCTGCGTGGGACCCTCCTGGTACGAGGTTCGAGGGAGCGACTTCTGTCCAACCGACGAGTTGGGACAATCCAGCGATTCGACAGACCGGGGGCCAGCAGTTTGATCATCCTCGACAATTCAAGATGCAACAGCCGCGGTTTGACGGTACTGACGCGGCGAATTGGATTTCACGGGTTCAGTATTACTTTGAGCATTTATTGATGCCAGAGGACCACAGATTACATTACGTGGTGATGTTGTTCGATCCGCCTGCCTCGGAATGGATCTTCAACTATCGCGCAAACAATCCACAGGCGCAATGGAAAGAATTTTTGGAGGATGTGCGTCGGCGTTTCGACCCGCAATATTTTTAGAATTTCATCGGCCTCATTGCGAAGTTGTGCCAGTCAGGCTCGCTCGCGGAGTATCACACATCGTTTGAGACGATGCTTAATCGTGTCCGTGGGGTTCCGGAATATATTTTGTTGCCTATCTACGTGGAAGGGCTTCAACAGCCAGTGAAGAACCAGGTCAAACACCAAAATCCGCCCTCCGTGGCAGCGGCAATGGCTTTGGCTACGGAATATGATGCGACGGTGGAGAGGCCGACGGCACCGGCTGGGGGGCAGCGCCGGGCTTGGCAACACCGTGACCAGCGGCAGCTCACTACCTAGCAGCAGCAGCCCCTGGCGTTGCCGGCGCCACCCCTGAATCGCCCAGCCCAGTCGAAGGGGCAGGAATACTCCAAAATGCCGGTGGTGCGGCTGACAGCGGCGGAGCGCTCTAGATTGGGTATGTGTTGGTGGTGCCCGGAGAAGTGGGTCGCGGGGCATTCTTGCCGAGGTAGATTTCTGGTTTACATGGGGGCTGATATGGACTCGGACGAGGATGACGAGGGTCAGGACGTGCAAGACGAGACGCCGATTATCTCCGCGGATTTGTCCCACATTTACGCCCTTGATGGCAGACAGCGGGAGGAGGACATCGAGTTGAGAGGGATGATCGGCGACTTAACTGTGCGCGTTTTGGTGGATACGGGGAGCTCGCACAACTTCTTGCATCCTAAGGTGGCAGAAAAATTGGCCTTGCCCCTGCAGAAAATCAGACCTTTTCGCGTTTATGTTGGTAACGGTGCGTCACTACTCTGTACTCACGCATCCATACAGACTAGGGTGGTAATCCAAAAGCATATTTTTCTGGTTGACTTACATATTCTTCCTGTGCATGGTCCCGAGGTGATATTGGGGAGGATCTGGCTCAAACAGATGCGCAGAGTAACCAGTGATTATATCGAGGGGACTTTGGAAATCTTGAGGGATGGGCACCGGGTCTGCCTAAAGCTCGTGCCGCCGTCCGCAGGGGAAGTGTCGCTAAAAACGTTTGCCTCACTCCTCACGCTGCAGGGTCAATCGGAGCTGTTTGAATTGGTCCAACTGCCGGCAGGAGGGTCCCGCGAGGGGGCGGCGACAGAGGCGTTGGTATTTCCGCCCGACCTACCCGACGAGATCCGTAGTGTGCTCGAAGCCCACAAGGAAGTTTTTGGGCTTCCGTCAGGAGTCCCCCCTACACGGCAATTCGACCACAAGATACACCTGTTGCCGAACACGAAGCCGGTCAATGTGCGGCCCTACAGATACCCCTACTTTCAGAAGAATGAGATTGAGAAGCAGGTGAAAGACATGTTGGAATCAGGCATCATTCGACCGAGTCAGAGTCCGTTCTCTTCACCGGTGCTCCTTATTCGAAAGAAGGatggttcctttcgtttctgtATTGACTATAGAGCCCTGAATGCGGTCACCGTCCCTGATCATTTCCCGATTCCTACACCGGATGAATTGTTTGACGAACTGGGCGCGGCCCGTTTCTATACAAAGTTGGATTTACGCTCGGGGTATCACCAAATACGCATGGGTGAGGAAGACATATTCAAGACGACATTTAGGACTCATGACGGGCATTTTGAGTTCCTGGTTATGCCGTTTGGCCTTACGAATGCGCCCTAGACATTTCAAGCTGCCATGAATGCCATTTTCAGGCCTGCCTTGCGACAGTGGGTGATAGTATTCTTCGACGACATCCTCATTTACAGCCCGACATTCATGGCCCACACTCGGCACATTCACGAGGTGTTATCAATCCTCAAGGCCCACCGTTTTTTCGTGAAACTGTCGAAATGCACTTTTGCGTGTTCAACGGTAGAATATTTGGGTCACTTCATTTCCGAGGGCCGCTTGAAGGCAGACCCGGCAAAGATTGAGGCCATGGTGGCTTGGCCGGTGCCCGCGTCCGTAAAACAGCTCCGCGGCTTCTTGGGTCTCACAGGGTATTACCGACGATTTGTTGAGCATTATACGTCCATCGCAGGGCCACTGACCGAATTGTTGAAAAAGGATAGCTTCGCGTGGTCGGCCGCCGCGTCAGAGAGTTTCGACGCCTTGAAACGAGCGATGACGTCCGCTCCGGTTCTCCGCCTTCCGGACTTTAGCCGGATCTTTTATCTAGAGACCGACGCGTCGGATTTTGGCATTGGCTAGGTGCTACTCCAAGATGGCCATCAACTGGCTTTCTTTAGTAAGAAATTGGGTCCGAGGCGAAGGGTGTCGTCTACGTATCATAAGGAGTTGTATGCCATTGTCGAAGCAGTGCAGAAATGGCGCCAATACTTATTGGGCCGAGAGTTCGTTATTCGTAGTGATCAAAAGAGCCTTAAGGAATTGTTACAACAGATAATTCAGACACCGGACCAACAGTTCTATGCCCGAAAGCTTATGGGTTATAAGTTCCGCATTGAATACAAAACGGGGGCCTCGAATAAGGCGGCTGATGCGCTTTCGAGACGCGACATGGACGTTCCGGACGATGGGCGGTTGGTCGGGCAGTCGAACGCAGGGCCTGCGACGGGGGCGGCAGAGGAGTCTGCGAATGCAGAGGGGTCCGCGAAGGCGGCTGAGGAGGCGGGTCTGGCGCTAATGGCAGCGGCCCACCCTGTCCCGAACGTCTGGGAGTTGTTGAAACTTGAGACTAATTCTACTCCTGATCTAATTGAACTCCAGGCAGCGTTGACGCATGGGAAAGCCGACCCGGCTGTATCCTTGGTAGACGGGTTATTGTACTATGGCCGGCGGGTCTATGTAAGTAAGGATTCGGAGGCTAAGCCGACGCTCTTGCACGAGCATCACTCATCCCCCGCGGCGGGACACCCTGGGGTGGATAGGACGTTTCGACGCTTAGCCGCGTCGTTTTATTGGAAGGGAATGAGGAAGGATGTTAAGAATTTCGTCGAGTCTTGCTATGATTGTCAGACAACTAAATACTCGACCCAGAAGCCAGCGGGCCTGTTGCAGCCGCTGCCCATTCCCTCCCGTGTGTGGGAGGACGTTTCGATGGATTTCATCACGAGCTTGCCATCGTCCCGAGGATTCACAGGTGTAATGGTGGTGGTGGACCGGCTGTCCAAGTACGCCCATTTCGCCTTGCTGCCGGTTCGCTACAATGCGTTGAAGATTGCGAATCTATTTATTGAGACGGTGGTAAAACACCATGGCTTCCCAAGACCTTGGTATCGGATAGGGATCCCGTTTTCTTAAACGATGTGTGGGAGGAGATGTTGCGTTTAAGTGGTACTAAATTACATTTTTCCACCGCCTATCACCCGCAGACGGATGGTCAGACGGAGGTGCGCAACCGTGGTCTTGAGCAGTATTTGCGAGCGTTCACGTCGGATAGGCCGACTAAATGGGCAAATTTTTTACCGTGGGCGGAGCTAGCTTTGAATTGCTTCCACCATGAGGGTCTTGGGCTATCGCCGTTCGAGGCATTGTATGGGCGAGAACCACCCCCGTTGATAGCGGCGCCCCCATCGTTGTCAACCCCCCCGGATGTGGCCGCCTTGATTCGTCAACGTGGGGAGACGATTCGGCTGCTTCGGGATAATTTGGAGCGGGCCCAGCAACGGATGCGTAGGACGGTGAATAAGCATCGACGGGATTTGGAGTTTTCGGTGGGTGACAGAGTACTCCTCAAGTTGCAGCAATATAGGCAGCACTATGTGGCTAAACCTTTGTCGTCAAAGCTGTCGCGGCGTTTTTATGGACCCTTTGAGGTGCTCGAGAGAATCGGGCAGGTGGCCTATCGCTTGCAATTGCCGGAGGGGAGCCGCGTGCATAATGTGTTTCACGTGGGCTTGTTGAAGCCATTTGTGGAGAACACTAAATGGGTGACTACGGGGTTGCCAGAACGTTTTGCGAGGGGCAAACCGGTGTCTTATCCCACCCGGATATTGGATCAACGGACGGTATGGCGGGATGGAGCAGCTGCGGAGGAAATTCAGCTAGTGTGGTCGGACGACTCGGGGGAGAATCCGACGTGGGAGCCGGCGGATATGGTGCGCAAGAAATTTCCAGCTCTCCTTGAGGCCAAGGAGGAGTCTAAGGGGGGGGGGAGTTGTTACGGGCCTTCCGTCGGCTAGGCTGAAGGAACGGGAAGTGCAGCCGGATGTAGAACTTGACGCCGACACTAGCGTGCCGGCGGTGGGGCAGCAGCCAGAGCAGACGCGGCGCGCAAGGTCGGAAAGACGGGTCGTGAAGAGGCCGTCTCGGTATGGGGACTTCGTGCCTCGCTGAAGAAGAAAGCGTCATTTATTTCTTTGagtctttatttatttgttgagttatttaaataatgtaatagtTAGAATACTCTATTTTCGTTAATTATTCGTTGATCGAACGTTAAGCTCCTTTCGGGGTTTTCttcgttgattctttcccggatcgtaggtcgaatcaaccctagggtccttagtataaatatgtgtgtattttatttcccacattatgaaataaaatattctcaCACTATCTCTTCCTTTCTTGTGCCTCACGCACAAAACCTACCGATTACCTTCGTCGCATCTGATCGACGGGCAAGGCACCCGCGAAGTTCGGCGTGGAATCAACCGTTGGGGAGCAACTCCTTAACAAACAGCCTCAAGATTATCTATAGATTTGCAGAAGTCTTCTAGTTGCTCAAGAATCGATCTATCCTTCAAGAAACTATAGGAATAAAGCCTCTTTTTCATATAGAGACGGTTAGCCAAGGACTTAGCTAGATATACCTCATCAAGCTTCTTCAAAATTCCGGCAGCGGTTGTCTCAGCCTGCACCTCCCTCAACACTTCGTCTCCAAGGCACAATATCATTGTACTATGCGCCTTGAGGAGCATTTCATCGAGCCTTGCCTGGGCTTTTTCGTCGAGAGCAGGAGCTTTTGCTTTTGCGTCTGCATCGGCTAGGGTCAGAGTTGCAGCCAAACCTTGCTGCACAAGAACGGTTCgcattttcattttccacaAACCGTAGTCATTTTTCCCATGAATTTTTCAGCTTCTAGACGTGCTGCCATTGCTATCTTCTTGATCGATCACaccctttcccacagacggtgCCAATTGATGAAAGTAAATTCAAGATGAATGATCAAGTAAAAGAAGTATTTAGTAGAAGAAGGTGAACACTCCCTTCTGTTTTGAGAAACTGAATGAAAAACAAATATTGAATTAGTGAATGAGGTTTACAACTTGAATCACACACAGGGGAAGGAGTTGTGCTCGAGGACGTCGCTGGCGGTGCTGGAGAGGAGGGGGTGG
Proteins encoded in this window:
- the LOC121810726 gene encoding uncharacterized mitochondrial protein AtMg00860-like, encoding MNAIFRPALRQWVIVFFDDILIYSPTFMAHTRHIHEVLSILKAHRFFVKLSKCTFACSTVEYLGHFISEGRLKADPAKIEAMVAWPVPASVKQLRGFLGLTGYYRRFVEHYTSIAGPLTELLKKDSFAWSAAASESFDALKRAMTSAPVLRLPDFSRIFYLETDASDFGIG